A window of Festucalex cinctus isolate MCC-2025b chromosome 6, RoL_Fcin_1.0, whole genome shotgun sequence contains these coding sequences:
- the tbc1d1 gene encoding TBC1 domain family member 1 isoform X2 has translation MEGLYFEVKPVCSSFDHSPSISSESTCGDMMGEEVEVEEVQYKLTLIGSLPVHRMTTMAMLPWVVADICRSQEPSPTVSLCVSPSWVRCVGERADGVLWDPLTHTVLFECRPHQVTKLIHNSQEPSSFGCLLRDAPRCACYVFKCQDSTKVPEIISTLRQAGKSSARNDDTFTIPNKSLADPGDTKPLETQITFSSLPTAGSVANNPALSPTTFAKKFEVLFCGRVTVAHKKAPPALIDECIEKFSQLAQSSGNTKRAVNAGGLVGGLKRALAFQSNGQGSPTFGNAATGSPTNGKRPLLFKRDPSFPSLQALDENGLSPEISHANTTDAPTHSPGVQPTSLRENRTMLFTVGRSQIFLVSPDTKKVAIEKSFREISFCSQGIRHVDHFGFICRETVERGSCHFVCYIFQCTDESLVDEIMLTLKQAFSVAAVQQNAKSQSQQCDSCPMLQLHKLCERIEGINPSKTKLELQRHLATLDNQDQAAVFESTMKSRPKSEQEENELTMASLRTLYEERQRIHHHTLPKDTKQNEEGSAAAPVDVQQQSSSRQRLEQFKSRAKRSLTESLEGIWKGSNKAVAQRGNSERSHSVSSISNVNSQDQTRSDGPLSNSSQLRPTSPLRCHNSTGDLKHLHPFASPSSSPSSSRPIDGQPQGFRRRASTFSHPPTPSSADDSPTRTLTYTPQQDPAAASKPKLLRHYSVSTDTPHQSKRVPSDTALPPVPICSTSSSPLLPPSSPSTGARLSKRRDVAAIYVSSADCDVGESPLRSHRHSWRQQIFLRVATPQKNTEVNELGDSLDGGRSCGDQGIGAGSVDLPLRALPEARTRRSKEELRELWRTAILQQILLQRMERENLKLQASESDLQNKRLKLDYEEITPCLKEVTLVWEKMLGTPGRAKVKFDHETIHLSVAQGVPRQHRGEIWKFLSEQYLLKQTVPSRPPTNDMPYKELLKQLTTQQHAILIDLGRTFPTHPYFQAQLGAGQLSLYNILKAYSLLDPEVGYCQGLSFIAGILLLHMGEEDAFNMLKFLMYDVGLRKQYRPDMIILQIQMYQLSRLLHDYHRDLYIHLEEQEIGPSLYATPWFLTAFASHFPLGFVARVFDMLFLQGPEVLFKVALSLLGSHKPLILQHDSLESIVDFIKTTLPKLGLVQMEKTINQVCEMDLSKQLQAYEVEYHVLQDELLDTPPTLNQRQRAAQLERTNQSLRQQNLDLLEELQLSYARVCSLESRVSALVESESKLKEQVSSLELEKQQLASTATRLQKLLASLGIPMAADGHRLPTADVELHEARVAAVVTQAGQDDQTLDMLKVVNGEGET, from the exons ATGGAGggactttattttgaagtgaagccggtttgttcatcttttgatcACAGTCCATCAATTTCATCTGAGTCGACTTGTGGTGATATGATGGGAGAGGAAGTGGAGGTGGAGGAGGTGCAGTACAAGCTGACATTAATCGGCTCTCTCCCGGTCCACCGAATGACCACCATGGCGATGCTGCCCTGGGTGGTGGCCGACATCTGCAGGTCACAGGAGCCCAGTCCGACGGTATCTCTATGCGTGTCACCATCGTGGGTGCGGTGTGTTGGTGAGCGGGCTGATGGGGTGCTCTGGGACCCCCTGACGCACACGGTGCTGTTTGAGTGCCGACCCCACCAGGTGACCAAGCTCATTCACAACAGCCAGGAGCCCAGCAGCTTTGGATGCCTGCTCCGGGATGCTCCACGCTGTGCCTGCTACGTGTTCAAGTGCCAGGATAGTACCAAG GTCCCCGAGATCATCAGTACACTCAGGCAAGCTGGCAAAAGCTCAGCACGCAATGATGACACCTTCACCATTCCCAACAAGTCTTTGGCAGATCCTGGAGACACCAAGCCATTGGAAACGCAGATCACCTTTTCTTCTCTTCCCACAGCAGGTTCTGTGGCAAACAACCCCGCCCTGTCCCCAACAACCTTTGCCAAAAAATTTGAGGTGCTCTTTTGCGGCCGTGTGACTGTTGCTCACAAGAAAGCCCCCCCTGCACTCATTGACGAATGCATTGAGAAGTTCAGCCAGTTAGCTCAGAGCTCAGGAAACACTAAAAGAGCGGTAAATGCCGGGGGGTTAGTCGGTGGACTGAAGAGGGCGTTAGCCTTCCAGTCTAACGGACAGGGGAGTCCCACTTTCGGGAACGCTGCTACCGGGAGCCCCACCAATGGGAAACGCCCGCTTCTGTTCAAACGGGACCCAAGCTTCCCATCACTGCAGGCGCTGGATGAGAATGGACTCTCACCAGAGATCTCTCACGCCAACACTACGGATGCACCCACTCACTCACCCGGGGTGCAGCCCACCAGCCTGCGGGAAAACAGGACCATGTTGTTTACG GTGGGCAGGTCACAGATCTTTTTGGTTAGTCCAGACACTAAGAAAGTTGCCATTGAAAAGAGTTTCCGTGAAATCTCTTTCTGCTCACAG GGTATTCGCCATGTGGACCACTTTGGCTTTATTTGCAGGGAGACCGTGGAAAGAGGAAGCTGCCACTTTGTTTGCTATATCTTTCAGTGTACGGATGAGTCTCTG GTAGACGAGATCATGCTGACCTTGAAGCAGGCGTTCTCCGTTGCAGCTGTGCAGCAGAATGCAAAGAGCCAGAGCCAACAGTGTGACAGCTGTCCCATGCTGCAGCTTCATAAGCTCTGTGAGAGAATCGAAg GAATAAATCCGTCTAAAACCAAACTAGAGCTTCAGAGACACCTGGCTACTCTGGACAACCAAGATCAAGCTGCAGTCTTTGAGAGCACTATG AAGTCTCGTCCTAAGAGTGAACAGGAAGAAAATGAGCTTACAATGGCATCTTTGAGGACTTTGTATGAGGAGAGGCAGAGGATTCATCATCACACTCTTCCAAAGGACACTAAACAG AATGAGGAGGGGTCGGCAGCCGCTCCAGTTGATGTGCAGCAACAAAGTAGCAGTCGACAGCGTCTTGAACAGTTTAAGAGCCGAGCAAAACGCTCTCTAACTGAGTCCTTAGAGGGTATATGGAAG GGAAGCAACAAGGCCGTTGCTCAGCGGGGCAATAGTGAAAGAAGCCACAGCGTATCCTCCATTTCAAATGTCAATAGCCAGGACCAGACCCGCTCAGATGGCCCACTATCTAACTCCTCCCAATTGCGACCCACCAGCCCCCTCAG GTGTCACAACTCAACAGGAGACCTGAAGCATCTTCACCCCTTTGCTTCCCCCTCTTCCTCCCCTTCCTCGTCTCGACCAATTGACGGTCAGCCGCAGGGCTTCCGTAGACGCGCCAGTACCTTCAGCCACCCCCCTACTCCTTCCTCCGCAGACGATTCACCGACACGCACATTAACCTATACGCCACAGCAGGACCCTGCGGCCGCTTCAAAGCCCAAGCTTTTACGACACTACTCTGTCAGCACTGACACGCCACACCAGAGCAA ACGTGTTCCGTCCGACACCGCCCTTCCTCCCGTTCCTATCTGCTCTACATCCTCCTCTCCTCTGCTCCCTCCTTCCTCACCTTCAACTGGAGCAAGGCTCAGTAAAAGACG AGATGTAGCAGCTATTTATGTATCAAGCGCAGACTGTGACGTTGGGGAAAGCCCTCTGCGCAGTCACCGACACTCCTGGAGGCAGCAGATTTTCCTCCGAGTCGCAACCCCTCAGAAAAACACAGAAGTCAATG AGCTTGGAGACAGTCTAGATGGCGGTCGGTCGTGTGGGGACCAAGGTATTGGTGCAGGAAGTGTGGACTTGCCCCTGAGGGCGCTCCCGGAAGCTCGAACCAGAAGAAGCAAAGAGGAGCTGAGGGAACTATGGAGGACTGCCATCCTGCAACAAATCCTCCTGCAAAGGATGGAACGAGAGAACCTGAAACTACAGG CTTCTGAGAGTGACTTGCAGAACAAGCGTCTCAAGCTGGACTATGAGGAAATCACTCCGTGTCTAAAGGAGGTCACGTTGGTCTGGGAGAAGATGCTGGGAACTCCTGGAAGGGCAAAGGTCAAATTTGACCACGAAACCATACATTTGTCAGTCGCACAAG GGGTGCCGAGGCAGCATCGAGGGGAGATCTGGAAGTTTCTCTCTGAACAGTACCTGCTCAAGCAGACGGTCCCCTCTCGGCCACCGACCAATGACATGCCGTACAAGGAGCTGCTCAAACAGCTCACCACGCAACAGCACGCCATCCTCATAGATCTGG GTCGCACTTTTCCCACTCATCCCTATTTCCAAGCCCAGCTGGGGGCAGGACAACTGTCTCTGTATAATATCCTCAAGGCCTACTCGCTGCTGGACCCTGAG GTGGGATACTGTCAGGGCTTGTCCTTCATTGCTGGAATTTTGCTGTTACACATGGGCGAAGAAGACGCCTTCAACATGCTCAAATTTCTCATGTATGATGTCGGCCTCCGCAAACAGTACAGGCCTGATATGATTATCCTGCAG ATTCAGATGTACCAGTTGTCACGTCTACTCCATGACTATCACCGGGATCTCTACATCCACCTGGAGGAACAGGAGATCGGGCCCAGCTTGTACGCCACTCCGTGGTTCCTCACCGCCTTCGCCTCACACTTCCCTCTCGGATTCGTGGCCCGAGTCTTTG ATATGTTGTTCCTCCAGGGGCCAGAGGTCCTCTTCAAGGTGGCCCTGAGTCTCCTGGGGAGCCACAAGCCTCTGATCTTGCAACATGACAGCCTGGAGTCCATCGTGGACTTCATCAAGACCACACTGCCCAAACTGGGCCTGGTGCAGATGGAGAAAACCATCAATCAG GTTTGTGAGATGGATTTGTCCAAGCAGCTTCAGGCGTATGAGGTGGAGTACCACGTCCTGCAGGATGAACTCCTGGACACGCCTCCGACCCTCAACCAACGCCAGCGCGCTGCACAACTGGAGAGGACCAATCAGAGCCTGAGGCAGCAGAACCTTGATCTCCTCGAGGAGCTGCAG TTGTCGTACGCTCGGGTGTGCAGCCTAGAGAGTCGAGTGTCAGCTCTGGTGGAGTCGGAGAGCAAGCTCAAGGAACAGGTTTCTTCCCTGGAGCTGGAGAAGCAGCAGTTGGCGAGCACGGCCACGCGTCTCCAGAAGCTGCTCGCCAGCCTGGGCATACCAATGGCCGCTGATGGCCACAGGCTTCCCACGGCCGATGTGGAATTGCACGAAGCCCGAGTCGCAGCGGTGGTTACACAAGCAGGTCAGGATGATCAAACGTTGGACATGTTGAAGGTAGTCAATGGGGAAGGGGAGACGTGA
- the tbc1d1 gene encoding TBC1 domain family member 1 isoform X4 — MLRRHLLAILMLTLRFHGVWEPDQLCNERILERGLLHLNYSTTIAVYARFMADGMKARLQRFNLFNPKQGPKDVPEIISTLRQAGKSSARNDDTFTIPNKSLADPGDTKPLETQITFSSLPTAGSVANNPALSPTTFAKKFEVLFCGRVTVAHKKAPPALIDECIEKFSQLAQSSGNTKRAVNAGGLVGGLKRALAFQSNGQGSPTFGNAATGSPTNGKRPLLFKRDPSFPSLQALDENGLSPEISHANTTDAPTHSPGVQPTSLRENRTMLFTVGRSQIFLVSPDTKKVAIEKSFREISFCSQGIRHVDHFGFICRETVERGSCHFVCYIFQCTDESLVDEIMLTLKQAFSVAAVQQNAKSQSQQCDSCPMLQLHKLCERIEGINPSKTKLELQRHLATLDNQDQAAVFESTMKSRPKSEQEENELTMASLRTLYEERQRIHHHTLPKDTKQNEEGSAAAPVDVQQQSSSRQRLEQFKSRAKRSLTESLEGIWKGSNKAVAQRGNSERSHSVSSISNVNSQDQTRSDGPLSNSSQLRPTSPLRCHNSTGDLKHLHPFASPSSSPSSSRPIDGQPQGFRRRASTFSHPPTPSSADDSPTRTLTYTPQQDPAAASKPKLLRHYSVSTDTPHQSKRVPSDTALPPVPICSTSSSPLLPPSSPSTGARLSKRRPLGGLRARLHSSSSVPNFLKFLAPVEENDCPETKNRDVAAIYVSSADCDVGESPLRSHRHSWRQQIFLRVATPQKNTEVNELGDSLDGGRSCGDQGIGAGSVDLPLRALPEARTRRSKEELRELWRTAILQQILLQRMERENLKLQASESDLQNKRLKLDYEEITPCLKEVTLVWEKMLGTPGRAKVKFDHETIHLSVAQGVPRQHRGEIWKFLSEQYLLKQTVPSRPPTNDMPYKELLKQLTTQQHAILIDLGRTFPTHPYFQAQLGAGQLSLYNILKAYSLLDPEVGYCQGLSFIAGILLLHMGEEDAFNMLKFLMYDVGLRKQYRPDMIILQIQMYQLSRLLHDYHRDLYIHLEEQEIGPSLYATPWFLTAFASHFPLGFVARVFDMLFLQGPEVLFKVALSLLGSHKPLILQHDSLESIVDFIKTTLPKLGLVQMEKTINQVCEMDLSKQLQAYEVEYHVLQDELLDTPPTLNQRQRAAQLERTNQSLRQQNLDLLEELQLSYARVCSLESRVSALVESESKLKEQVSSLELEKQQLASTATRLQKLLASLGIPMAADGHRLPTADVELHEARVAAVVTQAGQDDQTLDMLKVVNGEGET, encoded by the exons ATGTTGCGCCGACACCTGTTAGCTATCTTGATGCTCACTCTCAGGTTCCATGGAGTTTGGGAGCCAGATCAACTTTGCAATGAAAGAATATTGGAGCGGGGCTTGTTGCATTTGAACTATTCAACAACAATTGCCGTGTATGCAAGGTTTATGGCTGATGGGATGAAAGCACGACTTCAGCGATTCAACCTGTTCAACCCCAAGCAGGGACCAAAAGAT GTCCCCGAGATCATCAGTACACTCAGGCAAGCTGGCAAAAGCTCAGCACGCAATGATGACACCTTCACCATTCCCAACAAGTCTTTGGCAGATCCTGGAGACACCAAGCCATTGGAAACGCAGATCACCTTTTCTTCTCTTCCCACAGCAGGTTCTGTGGCAAACAACCCCGCCCTGTCCCCAACAACCTTTGCCAAAAAATTTGAGGTGCTCTTTTGCGGCCGTGTGACTGTTGCTCACAAGAAAGCCCCCCCTGCACTCATTGACGAATGCATTGAGAAGTTCAGCCAGTTAGCTCAGAGCTCAGGAAACACTAAAAGAGCGGTAAATGCCGGGGGGTTAGTCGGTGGACTGAAGAGGGCGTTAGCCTTCCAGTCTAACGGACAGGGGAGTCCCACTTTCGGGAACGCTGCTACCGGGAGCCCCACCAATGGGAAACGCCCGCTTCTGTTCAAACGGGACCCAAGCTTCCCATCACTGCAGGCGCTGGATGAGAATGGACTCTCACCAGAGATCTCTCACGCCAACACTACGGATGCACCCACTCACTCACCCGGGGTGCAGCCCACCAGCCTGCGGGAAAACAGGACCATGTTGTTTACG GTGGGCAGGTCACAGATCTTTTTGGTTAGTCCAGACACTAAGAAAGTTGCCATTGAAAAGAGTTTCCGTGAAATCTCTTTCTGCTCACAG GGTATTCGCCATGTGGACCACTTTGGCTTTATTTGCAGGGAGACCGTGGAAAGAGGAAGCTGCCACTTTGTTTGCTATATCTTTCAGTGTACGGATGAGTCTCTG GTAGACGAGATCATGCTGACCTTGAAGCAGGCGTTCTCCGTTGCAGCTGTGCAGCAGAATGCAAAGAGCCAGAGCCAACAGTGTGACAGCTGTCCCATGCTGCAGCTTCATAAGCTCTGTGAGAGAATCGAAg GAATAAATCCGTCTAAAACCAAACTAGAGCTTCAGAGACACCTGGCTACTCTGGACAACCAAGATCAAGCTGCAGTCTTTGAGAGCACTATG AAGTCTCGTCCTAAGAGTGAACAGGAAGAAAATGAGCTTACAATGGCATCTTTGAGGACTTTGTATGAGGAGAGGCAGAGGATTCATCATCACACTCTTCCAAAGGACACTAAACAG AATGAGGAGGGGTCGGCAGCCGCTCCAGTTGATGTGCAGCAACAAAGTAGCAGTCGACAGCGTCTTGAACAGTTTAAGAGCCGAGCAAAACGCTCTCTAACTGAGTCCTTAGAGGGTATATGGAAG GGAAGCAACAAGGCCGTTGCTCAGCGGGGCAATAGTGAAAGAAGCCACAGCGTATCCTCCATTTCAAATGTCAATAGCCAGGACCAGACCCGCTCAGATGGCCCACTATCTAACTCCTCCCAATTGCGACCCACCAGCCCCCTCAG GTGTCACAACTCAACAGGAGACCTGAAGCATCTTCACCCCTTTGCTTCCCCCTCTTCCTCCCCTTCCTCGTCTCGACCAATTGACGGTCAGCCGCAGGGCTTCCGTAGACGCGCCAGTACCTTCAGCCACCCCCCTACTCCTTCCTCCGCAGACGATTCACCGACACGCACATTAACCTATACGCCACAGCAGGACCCTGCGGCCGCTTCAAAGCCCAAGCTTTTACGACACTACTCTGTCAGCACTGACACGCCACACCAGAGCAA ACGTGTTCCGTCCGACACCGCCCTTCCTCCCGTTCCTATCTGCTCTACATCCTCCTCTCCTCTGCTCCCTCCTTCCTCACCTTCAACTGGAGCAAGGCTCAGTAAAAGACG TCCTCTGGGTGGACTGCGTGCTCGACTCCACTCCTCATCCTCTGTTCCTAATTTTTTGAAATTTCTGGCCCCTGTCGAAGAAAACGATTGCCCAGAAACAAAGAACAG AGATGTAGCAGCTATTTATGTATCAAGCGCAGACTGTGACGTTGGGGAAAGCCCTCTGCGCAGTCACCGACACTCCTGGAGGCAGCAGATTTTCCTCCGAGTCGCAACCCCTCAGAAAAACACAGAAGTCAATG AGCTTGGAGACAGTCTAGATGGCGGTCGGTCGTGTGGGGACCAAGGTATTGGTGCAGGAAGTGTGGACTTGCCCCTGAGGGCGCTCCCGGAAGCTCGAACCAGAAGAAGCAAAGAGGAGCTGAGGGAACTATGGAGGACTGCCATCCTGCAACAAATCCTCCTGCAAAGGATGGAACGAGAGAACCTGAAACTACAGG CTTCTGAGAGTGACTTGCAGAACAAGCGTCTCAAGCTGGACTATGAGGAAATCACTCCGTGTCTAAAGGAGGTCACGTTGGTCTGGGAGAAGATGCTGGGAACTCCTGGAAGGGCAAAGGTCAAATTTGACCACGAAACCATACATTTGTCAGTCGCACAAG GGGTGCCGAGGCAGCATCGAGGGGAGATCTGGAAGTTTCTCTCTGAACAGTACCTGCTCAAGCAGACGGTCCCCTCTCGGCCACCGACCAATGACATGCCGTACAAGGAGCTGCTCAAACAGCTCACCACGCAACAGCACGCCATCCTCATAGATCTGG GTCGCACTTTTCCCACTCATCCCTATTTCCAAGCCCAGCTGGGGGCAGGACAACTGTCTCTGTATAATATCCTCAAGGCCTACTCGCTGCTGGACCCTGAG GTGGGATACTGTCAGGGCTTGTCCTTCATTGCTGGAATTTTGCTGTTACACATGGGCGAAGAAGACGCCTTCAACATGCTCAAATTTCTCATGTATGATGTCGGCCTCCGCAAACAGTACAGGCCTGATATGATTATCCTGCAG ATTCAGATGTACCAGTTGTCACGTCTACTCCATGACTATCACCGGGATCTCTACATCCACCTGGAGGAACAGGAGATCGGGCCCAGCTTGTACGCCACTCCGTGGTTCCTCACCGCCTTCGCCTCACACTTCCCTCTCGGATTCGTGGCCCGAGTCTTTG ATATGTTGTTCCTCCAGGGGCCAGAGGTCCTCTTCAAGGTGGCCCTGAGTCTCCTGGGGAGCCACAAGCCTCTGATCTTGCAACATGACAGCCTGGAGTCCATCGTGGACTTCATCAAGACCACACTGCCCAAACTGGGCCTGGTGCAGATGGAGAAAACCATCAATCAG GTTTGTGAGATGGATTTGTCCAAGCAGCTTCAGGCGTATGAGGTGGAGTACCACGTCCTGCAGGATGAACTCCTGGACACGCCTCCGACCCTCAACCAACGCCAGCGCGCTGCACAACTGGAGAGGACCAATCAGAGCCTGAGGCAGCAGAACCTTGATCTCCTCGAGGAGCTGCAG TTGTCGTACGCTCGGGTGTGCAGCCTAGAGAGTCGAGTGTCAGCTCTGGTGGAGTCGGAGAGCAAGCTCAAGGAACAGGTTTCTTCCCTGGAGCTGGAGAAGCAGCAGTTGGCGAGCACGGCCACGCGTCTCCAGAAGCTGCTCGCCAGCCTGGGCATACCAATGGCCGCTGATGGCCACAGGCTTCCCACGGCCGATGTGGAATTGCACGAAGCCCGAGTCGCAGCGGTGGTTACACAAGCAGGTCAGGATGATCAAACGTTGGACATGTTGAAGGTAGTCAATGGGGAAGGGGAGACGTGA